From a single Zygotorulaspora mrakii chromosome 2, complete sequence genomic region:
- the RPL39 gene encoding 60S ribosomal protein eL39 (similar to Saccharomyces cerevisiae RPL39 (YJL189W); ancestral locus Anc_1.148) has product MAAQKSFRVKQKLAKAKNQNRPLPQWVRLKTGNTIRYNAKRRHWRRTKLGI; this is encoded by the exons ATGGCT GCTCAAAAGTCTTTCAGAgtcaaacaaaaattggCCAAGGCCAAGAACCAAAACAGACCATTGCCACAATGGGTCAGATTAAAGACTGGTAACACTATCCGTTACAATGCTAAGAGAAGACACTGGAGAAGAACGAAGTTGGGTATTTAA
- the RPS22A gene encoding 40S ribosomal protein uS8 (similar to Saccharomyces cerevisiae RPS22A (YJL190C); ancestral locus Anc_1.147), with translation MTRTSVLADALNAINNAEKTGKRQVMIRPSSKVIIKFLQVMQRHGYIGEFEYIDDHRSGKIVIQLNGRLNKCGVISPRFNVKISDIEKWTENLLPARQFGYVILTTSAGIMDHEEARRKHVSGKILGFVY, from the coding sequence ATGACCAGAACCTCTGTCCTAGCTGATGCTTTGAATGCTATCAACAACGCCGAAAAGACCGGTAAACGTCAAGTCATGATTAGACCATCTTCCAAGgtcatcatcaaatttttgcaagTTATGCAAAGACATGGCTACATTGGTGAATTCGAATACATTGATGACCACAGATCCGGTAAGATTGTCATCCAATTGAACGGTAGATTGAACAAGTGTGGTGTCATTTCTCCAAGATTCAACGTTAAGATCAGCGACATCGAGAAATGGACTGAGAACTTATTGCCAGCCAGACAATTCGGTTACGTCATCTTGACAACTTCTGCTGGTATTATGGACCATGAAGAAGCTAGAAGAAAGCATGTCTCTGGTAAGATCTTGGGTTTCGTTTACTAA
- the RPS14B gene encoding 40S ribosomal protein uS11 (similar to Saccharomyces cerevisiae RPS14A (YCR031C) and RPS14B (YJL191W); ancestral locus Anc_1.146), with translation MAKDLVQTPINSQVFGVARIFASFNDTFVHVTDLSGKETICRVTGGMKVKADRDESSPYAAMLAAQDVAVKCKEVGITAVHVKIRATGGTRTKTPGPGGQAALRALARSGLRIGRIEDVTPVPSDSTRKKGGRRGRRL, from the exons ATGGCTAAAG ACCTTGTTCAAACTCCTATCAACTCCCAAGTTTTTGGTGTTGCTAGAATCTTTGCTTCTTTCAACGATACTTTCGTCCATGTTACCGATTTATCCGGTAAGGAAACCATCTGCAGAGTCACCGGTGGTATGAAGGTCAAGGCTGACAGAGATGAATCTTCTCCATACGCTGCTATGTTGGCTGCTCAAGATGTTGCAGTTAAGTGTAAGGAAGTTGGTATTACTGCTGTTCACGTCAAAATCAGAGCTACTGGTGGTACCAGAACCAAGACCCCAGGTCCAGGTGGTCAAGCTGCTCTAAGAGCTTTGGCTAGATCCGGTTTGAGAATTGGTCGTATCGAAGATGTTACCCCAGTTCCATCTGACTCCACCAGAAAGAAGGGTGGTAGAAGAGGTAGAAGATTATGA
- the SWE1 gene encoding tyrosine protein kinase SWE1 (similar to Saccharomyces cerevisiae SWE1 (YJL187C); ancestral locus Anc_1.149): MHIPLMAGNYKIRIDREPVIEEEREEEEEEDFEMFQTEREAVGRSGLDDIGDDKGDQAGSNNLKFYPYSNSGLTRSVGTLNLSLSNTELPKQVSRRLGDIKEEEQVGSGVDEFIKGWSPFNEDAPTTPTTTTFGKQSLKNELSPFVNDPDILRKWKFKSSLSKTPINAKEEEKISPSWQDNDVPDQSAFLSPRGLVSKVTQAKADASFPKKLSILNTPVKKSPVMDTSRISNSLMDSPNYLNQSNFTQNTSFFIQSPSVRFLPQLYVEESPFDSFTNTELNKKSAKVRNSQSPAQLHVNRYKKIKKSRNSVLLNNEELTNSLQQFTDDLYGTENENDNGHENANENDNENDFESSKIGEDDLSFFNNFRPRLSNLSNDIDSCSSTDTTPTRKKTLLNNNMKTIESSPSPLKTRRFINAKISTNPDAHLFEKFSNVMAIGDGQFSTVYQVTFTETNKKYAVKAIQPNKFNSMKRILQEIKLLSEISETNLDEEGKEYVIDFISSWNHQTSFYVMTEFCENGNLDIFLREQIIARQVRLEDWRIWKIIVELSLALRFIHDSCHIAHLDLKPANVLITFEGNLKLGDFGMATHLPLEDQSFENEGDREYIAPEIISECVYDFRADIFSLGLMIVEIAANVVLPDNGNAWHKLRSGDLSDAGQLSATDIHSNSLFSDNSKVDTNLTEISDYHNNFNGQRQKHKIPAWVPKFLIDGESLERMVKWMIEPDYKRRPTASEILNAEECIYVEMTRKAGAIVQEDDYGPKPGFFMA, encoded by the coding sequence ATGCATATACCATTGATGGCGGGAAATTACAAAATACGAATAGATCGGGAGCCTGTTATCGAGGAAGAGAgggaagaggaagaagaggaagacTTTGAAATGTTCCAAACTGAAAGAGAAGCAGTGGGCAGGAGTGGTCTCGACGATATTGGTGATGATAAGGGTGACCAAGCGGGCTCCAACAACTTGAAATTCTATCCTTATTCGAATAGTGGGCTGACAAGAAGTGTAGGCACGTTGAACCTGTCGCTGAGCAACACAGAACTGCCGAAACAGGTGTCAAGGAGATTGGGGGATATCAAAGAGGAGGAGCAAGTAGGAAGTGGTGTAGACGAATTCATCAAAGGGTGGTCGCCGTTCAATGAGGATGCGCCTACCACGCCTACCACCACTACGTTTGGTAAACAGAGCCTAAAAAACGAATTGTCGCCATTCGTTAACGATCCGGATATACTGAGGAAGTGGAAATTCAAGTCATCGCTTTCGAAGACGCCGATTAACGCAAAGGAGGAGGAAAAGATTTCACCGTCATGGCAAGATAACGACGTTCCTGATCAATctgcttttctttctccCAGAGGACTTGTTTCGAAAGTGACACAAGCCAAAGCTGATGCgagttttccaaaaaaacTCTCAATCCTGAATACACCCGTTAAGAAGTCCCCAGTAATGGATACCTCCCGAATCAGCAATTCTTTAATGGACTCTCCAAATTACCTCAATCAGAGTAACTTCACTCAAAACAcgtcattttttattcaatcACCATCAGTTCGATTCCTGCCACAATTATATGTTGAAGAGTCACCATTCGACTCATTCACAAATACAGaattgaacaaaaagaGCGCAAAGGTACGAAACTCACAATCACCCGCACAACTTCATGTTAATCGTTACAAGAAGATtaagaaatcaagaaacTCAGTTTTGCTAAACAATGAAGAGCTCACAAATAGTTTACAACAATTTACGGATGATCTTTATGGtactgaaaatgaaaatgacaatGGGCATGAGAACGCGAATGAgaatgataatgaaaacgATTTCGAAAGCAGCAAAATTGGCGAGGAtgatctttcatttttcaacaacttTAGGCCCCGGTTAAGCAATCTTTCTAATGATATTGACAGTTGTTCAAGTACAGATACTACAccaacaagaaaaaaaacactTTTGAACAATAATATGAAAACGATAGAATCATCACCATCTCCTTTGAAGACGAGAAGATTTATCAATGCCAAGATAAGTACCAATCCAGATGcacatctttttgaaaagtttagCAATGTAATGGCGATTGGGGATGGTCAATTTTCGACTGTTTATCAAGTTACGTTTACTGAAACTAATAAGAAATATGCTGTAAAAGCGATCCAACCGAATAAATTTAATTCAATGAAGAGGATTCTACAGGAGATCAAGCTGCTATCAGAAATTAGTGAGACAAATTTAGATGAAGAGGGTAAAGAATATGTCATTGATTTTATAAGTTCATGGAATCATCAAACTTCTTTCTATGTTATGACTGAATTTTGTGAAAACGGTAATCtcgatatttttttgagagAACAGATTATTGCCAGGCAAGTAAGGCTTGAAGATTGgagaatttggaaaatcaTTGTTGAATTGAGTTTAGCCCTAAGATTCATCCATGATTCGTGTCATATTGCTCATTTGGATTTAAAGCCAGCAAATGTATTGATTACATTTGAAGGTAATCTAAAACTAGGAGATTTTGGCATGGCAACTCACTTGCCATTAGAAGatcaaagttttgaaaacgAGGGTGATAGAGAGTATATTGCACCGGAGATAATTTCAGAATGCGTTTACGATTTTAGGGCTGATATCTTTTCTCTTGGACTAAtgattgttgaaattgctGCAAATGTTGTATTACCAGATAATGGTAATGCATGGCACAAGTTACGTTCGGGCGACTTATCTGATGCAGGACAATTGAGCGCAACAGACATTCATTCAAACTCCCTATTTTCCGATAATTCTAAAGTTGATACAAATTTGACAGAAATATCAGACTACCACAATAATTTCAACGGTCAAAGGCAGAAACACAAGATCCCAGCATGGGTACCAAAATTTCTAATAGATGGTGAATCTTTGGAGAGGATGGTAAAATGGATGATTGAACCTGATTACAAGCGAAGACCAACTGCAAGTGAGATTCTAAATGCTGAGGAGTGTATATATGTTGAAATGACCCGTAAAGCTGGTGCCATAGTTCAAGAAGATGACTACGGTCCAAAACCTGGCTTTTTCATGGCATga
- the MNN5 gene encoding alpha-1,2-mannosyltransferase MNN5 (similar to Saccharomyces cerevisiae MNN5 (YJL186W); ancestral locus Anc_1.150), translating into MSVIRLIGSRIRANKMYKRMTFRYLVVAIIIYVFVTILYYQDSLPDSIVSNGRKVWTSGPLEFSPDRYYFKLFDALSKYEPLPRPDIKEMRGEAGCHEGDISGASSEEVLRKASYQNLDSCMHPPNELLDDLKKKHTQFVEKMHLNLQVSPEDVKKLWPNERGIVTIGGGRFSVISISMLETLREMNSTLPVEVIVPPEDEGDDDYCDNVLPKLNAKCVFFSDVLPQDLISKLKIERYQYKLIGLLISSFREVLFLDADSLPLENIDRVFDKPLFKEKGLILWPDMWRRATTPAFYKVAGIEYDLSTRVRYMGDDISPISRYEDTSSKPDYKTEVPMHDLEGFIPDLSSESGQLLMNKVEHLSTLILATYYNVHSRWYYRMLSQGTSGEGDKETFVAAAYALNMTYYQVKTKLTLDGYRDHNADYHGISLYQHNFQQDYDQYQRAKRYVEENLEEFSVYNPKYSYNSDFMDSLMKPTKGNNVGVMFAHISYHKFDPYEMATEDIHMNKDREHFRAFTRYDVLKGFDLELFNYKAYQRYLCSPDSLPIDFKYYREKFNNEERNNMCKYLDDRVEFLNQTHQEYLGNS; encoded by the coding sequence ATGTCTGTCATACGTCTGATCGGAAGCAGGATACGGGCTAATAAAATGTATAAGCGGATGACTTTTCGATATTTAGTGGTGGCGATTATCATCTACGTGTTTGTGACAATACTTTACTACCAGGACTCGCTTCCGGATAGCATTGTATCCAACGGAAGAAAAGTTTGGACATCTGGTCCCCTGGAATTCAGTCCAGATCGATATTATTTCAAACTGTTTGATGCTCTGAGTAAATACGAACCGCTTCCTCGACCCGATATCAAGGAAATGAGGGGCGAGGCAGGATGTCATGAAGGTGACATTTCAGGCGCATCCAGCGAGGAAGTGTTAAGAAAAGCATCTTACCAAAATTTGGATAGTTGCATGCATCCGCCAAATGAGCTGCTGGATgacttgaagaaaaagcacACACAGTTTGTGGAGAAGATGCATTTGAATTTACAAGTGTCCCCAGAGGACGTTAAAAAGCTATGGCCAAACGAGAGAGGTATTGTCACCATCGGTGGGGGGAGATTCTCCGTTATCTCAATTTCAATGTTGGAGACCCTGAGAGAAATGAATTCTACGTTACCTGTAGAAGTGATAGTACCACCGGAAGATGaaggtgatgatgattacTGTGATAACGTACTGCCGAAATTGAATGCCAAGTgcgtttttttttcagatgtTTTACCGCAAGACTTGATCAGTAAAttaaaaattgagagaTATCAATATAAATTGATTGGGCTTTTGATATCAAGTTTTCGCGAGGTTTTATTCTTAGATGCGGACAGTTTGCCATTAGAAAATATTGATCGTGTGTTTGATAAGCCGTTGTTTAAAGAGAAGGGATTGATTCTATGGCCGGATATGTGGAGACGTGCGACTACTCCAGCATTTTATAAGGTTGCCGGGATTGAATATGATTTATCCACCAGAGTAAGATACATGGGTGATGATATTTCACCTATTTCAAGATACGAGGATACATCTTCCAAGCCGGATTACAAAACTGAAGTACCCATGCACGATCTAGAAGGTTTTATACCTGACCTAAGTTCCGAATCTGGTCAACTGCTGATGAATAAAGTTGAACATCTGTCAACATTGATCTTAGCGACCTACTACAATGTTCATTCTCGTTGGTACTACAGAATGCTGTCGCAAGGTACCTCGGGTGAAGGCGATAAAGAGACTTTCGTTGCAGCTGCGTATGCCTTGAACATGACATATTACCAAGTAAAAACAAAACTGACGCTCGACGGCTATAGAGACCACAATGCGGACTACCATGGTATTTCGTTATATCAACATAACTTTCAGCAGGACTATGATCAATACCAAAGGGCCAAGCGGTATGTCGAAGAGAACTTGGAAGAGTTTTCTGTGTACAATCCCAAGTACTCTTACAACTCCGATTTCATGGACTCTTTAATGAAGCCAACTAAGGGTAATAACGTTGGTGTAATGTTCGCTCATATAAGCTACCACAAGTTTGATCCGTATGAAATGGCCACCGAAGATATTCACATGAACAAGGATAGAGAACATTTCAGAGCATTCACACGCTACGATGTTTTGAAAGGCTTTGATCTGGAGCTGTTCAATTATAAAGCCTACCAAAGGTACTTGTGCAGCCCAGATTCGCTGCCAAtcgatttcaaatattATCGTGAAAAGTTTAATAATGAAGAACGGAATAACATGTGCAAGTATCTTGATGATCGTGTCGAATTCCTCAACCAAACTCATCAGGAATATCTAGGTAATAGCTAG
- the RIM1 gene encoding Rim1p (similar to Saccharomyces cerevisiae RIM1 (YCR028C- A); ancestral locus Anc_1.153) gives MFLRQIRSFHATSRKFDLSKMTIVGRVGSDFTEFTSANNTRYLKYSVASQPRRDGATNWFNITVFIDPQINFLTQYVRKGYVSRPYGVFNLHKEEFLLTLYTAVLWFTLRLTLLTIPSKEKTALREPL, from the coding sequence ATGTTTTTGCGTCAAATACGTTCGTTCCATGCTACTTCAAGGAAGTTCGATCTGTCAAAGATGACGATTGTTGGTCGTGTTGGCAGTGATTTTACCGAGTTTACTTCTGCCAATAATACTAGATACTTGAAGTACAGTGTTGCCTCTCAACCAAGAAGAGATGGTGCAACAAATTGGTTCAACATTACGGTTTTCATTGATCCacaaatcaattttttgaccCAATATGTCAGAAAAGGGTACGTATCTCGACCATATGGCGTTTTTAATCTTCACAAGGAGGAATTTTTACTAACATTATACACTGCAGTGCTTTGGTTTACATTGAGGCTGACGCTGCTAACTATACCTTCGAAAGAGAAGACGGCTCTAAGGGAACCACTTTGA
- the ATG36 gene encoding Atg36p (similar to Saccharomyces cerevisiae YJL185C; ancestral locus Anc_1.152), with protein MSFNNGFTRRSGSRSAIQATIASANVQSEHGYGYDVDSIEAFDDVRVLNNPDTESYGISTSEESRNGAVVYELRSEEFAILSTESSSSSEINQPTTENLLVCSVPSSNSQRIDEWCMNNELDDFGEHQKHALTSLRVQDVIQSWGVDQAPNKSFGRDLQAEYQLKGDPYENYASKMLQELNGDQLFKVKQLTKELLPLLRNSRRSHSVFTHRFRNIPSVFSQRDLILTFSLQYNESESSSTTFLDKFSSVSLDDGISISSQGNSSWLGWTLVPRFTDNELS; from the coding sequence ATGTCATTTAATAACGGCTTTACGAGACGCTCAGGATCTCGATCTGCGATACAGGCAACTATAGCAAGTGCAAATGTTCAGTCGGAACATGGGTATGGGTACGATGTAGATAGTATTGAGGCATTCGATGATGTCAGAGTACTGAATAACCCAGATACGGAAAGTTATGGCATTTCAACAAGCGAGGAATCAAGAAATGGAGCAGTTGTTTATGAACTGAGATCGGAAGAATTTGCGATACTCTCTACAGAGagttcatcatcttcgGAGATCAACCAGCCAACAACGGAAAACCTGTTGGTATGCTCTGTACCATCGAGCAACTCTCAACGGATCGACGAGTGGTGTATGAACAACGAGCTGGACGATTTTGGAGAGCATCAAAAACATGCACTGACTAGTCTGAGGGTCCAAGATGTGATACAGTCATGGGGGGTTGATCAAGCACCCAACAAAAGTTTCGGGAGAGATCTTCAAGCTGAGTATCAGCTCAAAGGAGACCCATATGAGAATTATGCCAGCAAGATGTTGCAGGAACTCAACGGCGACCAGCTGTTCAAAGTTAAACAACTTACAAAAGAACTATTACCACTATTGAGAAACAGTCGTCGCTCGCATTCCGTGTTTACACATAGATTTCGAAATATCCCATCTGTGTTTTCTCAGCGAGATTTGATACTGACGTTTTCTTTGCAGTACAATGAATCAGAAAGTTCAAGCACAACTTTTCTAGATAAGTTTTCATCAGTGTCTCTGGATGATGGTATCTCCATCTCTAGTCAGGGAAACAGTTCATGGTTGGGCTGGACATTGGTACCAAGATTCACAGATAATGAATTATCATAA
- the SYP1 gene encoding Syp1p (similar to Saccharomyces cerevisiae SYP1 (YCR030C); ancestral locus Anc_1.151) — MTAERTAYADSILTTKSPSEATEVIRIRLSQAKLINKEFYLLFNEVSQLKRSYAQQLRKIITENEDLNKLLKQQMVENKVLSTQEMSQFNFESLGELQSVWDTIVMGLKEDMKATTEFYHTVDNEVIRELQRSTENDTKWSESKKLHSKLSQIAAAVDSHQSNHNSNTKLEEANKQWDSEVPYLFELFENIDFNRLETLKNTSIRYQTAVSDYLLNYSKKSEVSMTKLLEFDSQKEINRFARESSRYKFEALPTQKLEDHKTKRKSTFGNRFTSGSSVLHHDLMNQDFSDSNNNSSLGNKKSTNKLKSKMGSIFSRNKLKNKRSTIFNKDVGSPLVEGEITHSSTRDRSSTKTSSTSQPQSPIPSETHDQTARRRSTIQSSRESDSLYRAVNRTSTAQSFQSGTPIGASETDHEENSPRPETPQKLDSQRDMSRTPLSMSQPPLQPQLKTKALPSEPPQSASPERNILPTQQNYQQGQVDAKALHIRAPALPPSRKHTTNIKNSEPLSSPEASPGNGTSMQKDAPQLTSQITGSLTMLNPQTTGSSASLIGQNVFQHSYLEVPDFGLSASIAEVINATFKDGILKDSQLIGEIAFSYMTNAALNTPLPIGINLRIDNAANLSKVILNQAFVERVDIENFKVSPQFINSRTLGAIKYSMKEPTAPIVIHPVWRFEATQASVVLTIKMSPTVSNQTKQIILDDLTVLVSIQGANATSALSKPQGSFSKEKKRIAWRFKGPTVLNRDGEQRLIARFLTDGPAQETENGVITKFTIRDQSKGEVGIGSDISIKYQELDENDPFGGPWNDVISTRTITAGNYNGLS, encoded by the coding sequence ATGACCGCCGAAAGAACCGCGTATGCGGATAGCATATTGACGACGAAGAGTCCCTCGGAAGCAACAGAGGTCATAAGGATTAGACTTTCACAAGCCAAATTAATTAATAAGGAATTTTATCTCCTGTTTAATGAAGTTTcccaattgaaaaggagCTACGCACAACAATTGCGAAAGATTATTACTGAAAATGAGGATCTGAACAAGCTGCTCAAACAGCAGATGGTAGAGAATAAAGTGCTATCTACTCAGGAGATGTCTCAATTTAATTTCGAATCTTTAGGGGAATTGCAGTCTGTTTGGGATACTATAGTTATGGGGCTGAAGGAAGATATGAAGGCAACCACGGAATTCTATCACACGGTGGACAACGAGGTTATCAGGGAATTACAAAGATCGACTGAAAACGATACAAAATGGAGCGAAAGTAAAAAGCTTCATTCGAAATTGAGTCAAATCGCTGCCGCAGTGGATTCGCATCAAAGCAATCATAATTCTAATACCAAACTCGAAGAGGCAAACAAGCAATGGGACTCTGAGGTTCCTTATCTATTTGAGCTCTTCGAGAATATTGATTTCAATCGCTTGGAAACCTTGAAAAACACCTCTATAAGATATCAAACTGCTGTAAGTGattatcttttgaactATTCCAAGAAAAGTGAGGTATCAATGACAAAACTTTTAGAGTTTGATTCTCAAAAGGAAATTAATAGGTTTGCTCGTGAGTCGAGTAGATACAAGTTTGAAGCTTTACCAACTCAAAAGTTGGAGGACCATAAAACGAAACGTAAAAGCACTTTTGGGAATCGATTCACATCCGGTTCCTCGGTCTTGCATCATGATTTAATGaatcaagatttttctgACTCCAACAATAACTCTTCACTGGGGAATAAAAAATCTACAAATAAATTGAAGTCTAAAATGGGTTCAATCTTCAGTAGAAACAAATTAAAGAATAAGAGGTCAACGATATTCAACAAAGATGTTGGCTCTCCCCTTGTAGAAGGTGAGATCACTCATTCATCAACGAGGGACAgatcttcaacaaaaacttcttcaacaagTCAACCTCAAAGTCCAATTCCAAGCGAAACTCACGACCAAACGGCACGACGCCGTTCGACAATTCAAAGTTCAAGAGAATCCGATTCTTTGTACAGGGCAGTAAACCGTACTAGTACAGCAcaatcttttcaatctgGGACCCCAATTGGTGCAAGTGAAACAGACCATGAAGAGAACTCTCCACGCCCAGAAACTCCACAAAAATTGGATTCTCAGCGGGATATGTCGCGGACACCTTTATCAATGAGTCAACCACCATTGCAACCACAattaaaaacaaaagctCTACCTAGCGAGCCCCCTCAATCAGCTTCTCctgaaagaaatattttgccAACGCAACAAAATTATCAACAAGGTCAGGTAGATGCAAAAGCTTTGCACATCCGCGCGCCAGCTCTTCCACCTTCCAGGAAGCACACGACcaatatcaagaattcaGAGCCGCTGTCATCACCAGAGGCGTCTCCTGGTAATGGAACATCTATGCAAAAGGATGCACCGCAATTAACTTCACAAATCACAGGAAGCTTAACTATGCTAAATCCCCAAACTACTGGGTCTTCTGCATCTTTGATAGGTCAGAATGTGTTTCAACATAGTTATTTGGAGGTGCCCGATTTTGGATTAAGCGCAAGTATAGCCGAGGTTATCAATGCAACTTTCAAAGACGGAATTTTAAAAGATTCTCAGTTGATTGGTGAAATTGCTTTCAGTTACATGACTAACGCTGCATTGAATACACCATTACCAATTGGCATTAATTTAAGGATCGATAATGCCGCTAATCTTTCCAAAGTTATCTTGAACCAGGCTTTTGTTGAACGAGTTGATATCGAGAATTTCAAAGTAAGCCCTCAGTTCATTAATTCCAGAACATTGGGAGCaataaaatattcaatgaaagAACCGACCGCTCCGATAGTCATACATCCGGTATGGAGATTTGAAGCCACTCAAGCTAGTGTTGTGTTAACTATAAAGATGTCGCCAACAGTTTCGAATCAGACAAAACAGATTATCTTAGATGATTTAACTGTGCTCGTGTCAATTCAAGGGGCAAATGCAACAAGCGCTCTTTCAAAACCACAGGGTTCATTcagtaaagaaaaaaagagaatagCATGGAGATTTAAAGGACCTACAGTCTTGAATAGAGACGGAGAACAAAGGTTAATCGCAAGATTTTTAACTGATGGTCCTGCtcaagaaacagaaaatggCGTTATAACTAAATTCACTATACGTGACCAAAGTAAAGGGGAAGTCGGTATCGGTAGTGATATTTCTATCAAATACCAAGAGCTGGATGAAAACGATCCCTTCGGTGGACCATGGAATGATGTTATCTCAACAAGAACTATAACCGCCGGTAATTATAATGGATTATCTTGA